The DNA window CCGCCTGCAGGGAGATGCAATCCGGCTGATGGATCGGGCAGGCTATCGCTAGTGGCCGAGCTCGCCCGCGCTGAGCCTCTGTCCCGATTTTCTGCACTGCCCACCGGCCGCTGGGCCCTCCGCGCTGGCGGCATTTTGGCTGTGCTGGCGGTGTTGGCGCCGGTGCTGGTGGTGGTCTTTAGTTGGTCCAGTTCCGAAACGGAAGTCTGGCAGCACCTGATTGCGACGCAACTTGGCACCCTGCTGGGCAACACCCTGACCCTGATGGTGGGTGTGGCGCTGTTGGTCAGTGTGATCGGCGTCAGTTTGGCCTGGTTTGTGGTGATGTACGAATTTCCGGGGCGCCGGGCCTTTGAATGGCTGTTGATGCTGCCGATGGCCGTGCCCGCCTATGTGATGGCCTTTGTCATATTGGGGGTGTTCGATTTTGGCGGTCCCCTGCAAAGCTGGTTGCGTGACGCGGTGGGGCCCCAGTGGGGGCGCTTTGATGTGCGCAGCGACTTCACCGTGATCCTGGTGTTCAGCCTGGTTCAGTATCCCTATGTTTACATGCTTGCTCGCAGCGCATTTTTATCCCAGAGCAGCGACACGATTGAGGCCGCCCGGGTGCTGGGCTGCAGTTCGCGCCAGGCGTTTTTCCGGGTGGCGCTGCCCATGGCCCGGCCGGCGATTATCGCCGGTGTCAGTCTGGCCGTGATGGAAACCCTGGCGGATTTTGGCACGGTGGCGGTATTCAATTACGACACCTTTACCACGGCGATTTATAAAGCCTGGTTCGGCTTTTTTAACCTGCAGGCGGCGGCCCAGCTCGCTTCCATCCTGTTGTTGTTTGTGGCGCTGATGCTTTATGGCGAGCGTCGCACCCGGGGGCAGCGGCGCTTTGTTCAGGGCGCGCGCTTGCAGCATCGCCACCGGGTGGCACCGTCGGCGAAGTCGGCCTGGCTGCTCAGCGGTTTTTGTGCGCTGGTGCTGTCGGCGGCCTTTGTTCTGCCGCTGGTGCAGTTGTTGAATTGGACCTGGCGGCAAGGGGCGGCCCAGATCAATAGTCGCTTTGTCGATCTGGTGCAGCACTCCCTGTTGCTGGCGGGGATGGCCGCGCTGCTGACCGTGGTGTTGGCTTTGGTGTTGGCCTTTAACCGCCGTTTGCCCGGTAAGCGCTCCTTTTTTGCCGCAGCCCAGCTTGGGTACGCGCTGCCGGGGTCGGTGCTGGCGGTTGGGATCATGCTGTCGTTCACCTTTCTGGATAATCGCCTGCTGATACCACTGCAGAATGCGCTGGGTGTTTATCCCCGGCCGCTGTTAATGGGTGGCATTCTGAGTTTGGTGGCGGCTTACTGTATTCGTTTTTTGGCGGTGGCGAGTGGGCCGGTCGAGTCTAGTCTGGAGCGCATTCGGCCGAGCTTGCCTGAAGCCGCCCAAACCTTGGGCACTCGCCCCCGGCAATTGTTGAATCGCATTTTTCTGCCGATGCTCAGGCCGGGACTGCTCACCGCCCTGGTGTTGGTGTTTGTCGATGTGATGAAGGAGATGCCGGCCACCCTGCTGTTGCGGCCCTACGGCTGGGATACCCTGTCGGTGCGCATCTTTGAGTTGACCTCGGAGGGGCAGTGGCAACTGGCGGCGCTGCCCGCGCTCAGTTTGATTGCGGTTGGCTTGGCGCCGGTGGTGATCAGTATTCGTCGGAGCCGCTAACGGCCCTCTTTGTTAGTGATTTTGCCTGGCCGGTTTGTAATTCCATGGCGCGGCGGTAAAATGCGCGAAATTCTTCCATCTCCAGTCGAGGACCCGACGATGAGCAATACCCCCAGCGAACTGAAGTACGCCAGCAGCCATGAGTGGGCCAGGCTGGAAGCGGACGGTACCGTCACCGTGGGCATTACCGACCACGCGCAGGGTGCTCTGGGTGACGTGGTGTTTGTGGAGCTGCCCGAAGAGGGCGCTGAAGTGGGCGCCGGTGAAGAGGTTGCGGTGGTGGAGTCGGTGAAAGCGGCGTCCGATATTTACGCGCCGGTCAGCGGTGAAGTGATTGCCGTGAACAGCGAGCTGGAAGAGTCGCCAGAGACGGTCAACGAGTACCCCTACAGCGATGGCTGGTTTTTCCGGATTCAGCCCAGTGATCTGTCCGAGCTGGATAACCTGCTCGATGCTGATGCCTACGACGAGCAATGCGGCGACTGAGACAGCGCTCGCAGTCAGGCATAAAAAAACCGGCACTGCCGGTTTTTTTATGCCTGCTGGATGATCTCAATCCCGCAAACTAATGATGGGCCAGCCCTTTTCGGAGGCAACAGCGGCGAGCCGCTCGTCGGGGTCGACGGCAACCGGATGGTCGACCTCGCTCAGCAGCGGCAGGTCATTATGGGAATCACTGTAAAAATAGCTGCCGTTGAGGGTGGCGTTGTTGGCCGCCATCCACTGCTCAAGGCGGGTGACTTTGCCGTGCTGAAAGCAGGGGAGGCCAGTGGGCTTACCGGTAT is part of the Spongiibacter taiwanensis genome and encodes:
- a CDS encoding ABC transporter permease, giving the protein MAELARAEPLSRFSALPTGRWALRAGGILAVLAVLAPVLVVVFSWSSSETEVWQHLIATQLGTLLGNTLTLMVGVALLVSVIGVSLAWFVVMYEFPGRRAFEWLLMLPMAVPAYVMAFVILGVFDFGGPLQSWLRDAVGPQWGRFDVRSDFTVILVFSLVQYPYVYMLARSAFLSQSSDTIEAARVLGCSSRQAFFRVALPMARPAIIAGVSLAVMETLADFGTVAVFNYDTFTTAIYKAWFGFFNLQAAAQLASILLLFVALMLYGERRTRGQRRFVQGARLQHRHRVAPSAKSAWLLSGFCALVLSAAFVLPLVQLLNWTWRQGAAQINSRFVDLVQHSLLLAGMAALLTVVLALVLAFNRRLPGKRSFFAAAQLGYALPGSVLAVGIMLSFTFLDNRLLIPLQNALGVYPRPLLMGGILSLVAAYCIRFLAVASGPVESSLERIRPSLPEAAQTLGTRPRQLLNRIFLPMLRPGLLTALVLVFVDVMKEMPATLLLRPYGWDTLSVRIFELTSEGQWQLAALPALSLIAVGLAPVVISIRRSR
- the gcvH gene encoding glycine cleavage system protein GcvH codes for the protein MSNTPSELKYASSHEWARLEADGTVTVGITDHAQGALGDVVFVELPEEGAEVGAGEEVAVVESVKAASDIYAPVSGEVIAVNSELEESPETVNEYPYSDGWFFRIQPSDLSELDNLLDADAYDEQCGD